A portion of the Stigmatella aurantiaca DW4/3-1 genome contains these proteins:
- a CDS encoding DUF2304 domain-containing protein translates to MSRSSIIVLVFSAGFAIAVLVSARRMRTSERHTFSWLMVSVFTAALAIWRGAIDAIASAMGIYYAPSALFFMVCIVLLWLLFRLSLQVAEQRSQIQRLAQELAVLTAQRPTQDRPEGPAPDGAEPSAR, encoded by the coding sequence ATGAGCCGCTCCAGCATCATCGTCCTGGTGTTCTCGGCGGGCTTCGCCATCGCGGTCCTCGTCTCGGCGCGCCGCATGCGGACCTCGGAGCGCCATACCTTCAGCTGGCTGATGGTGTCTGTGTTCACCGCCGCGCTGGCCATCTGGCGTGGCGCCATCGACGCCATTGCCTCGGCGATGGGCATCTATTACGCGCCCTCGGCGCTCTTCTTCATGGTGTGCATCGTGCTGCTCTGGCTGCTCTTCCGGCTGAGCCTTCAGGTGGCCGAGCAGCGCAGCCAGATTCAACGCCTGGCGCAGGAACTCGCCGTCCTGACGGCCCAGCGTCCCACCCAGGACCGTCCCGAGGGCCCCGCCCCCGATGGGGCCGAGCCTTCGGCCCGTTGA
- a CDS encoding glycosyltransferase family 2 protein: protein MGARTLIILLAYNEEASIAATVRELRGQPLSVEVLVVDDGSRDATAERAREAGAFVVRHPFNLGVAAGEATGLLYALRHGYARALRMDGDGQHDPQSVPALLKALDEGAELVVGSRFAGVASFQSTWVRRLGSRFLSHLLSSLCRQRITDPTSGFRGFGPRAVRFFSTHFPHDYPEPESVLMASRQQLPIVEVPVKMRSRRAGVSSLTPWRSAFYMAKVSFALLMERFRTV from the coding sequence ATGGGAGCCAGGACCCTCATCATCCTGCTGGCCTATAACGAGGAGGCCAGCATCGCCGCCACGGTGCGCGAGCTTCGGGGCCAGCCGCTGTCCGTGGAGGTGCTGGTCGTGGATGATGGCTCCCGGGACGCGACGGCGGAGCGTGCCCGCGAAGCGGGGGCCTTCGTGGTGCGCCATCCCTTCAACCTGGGCGTCGCCGCGGGGGAGGCCACGGGGCTGCTGTATGCGTTGCGCCATGGCTACGCGCGCGCGCTCCGCATGGATGGGGATGGGCAGCATGACCCGCAGAGCGTCCCCGCCTTGTTGAAGGCGCTCGATGAGGGGGCGGAGCTGGTGGTGGGAAGCCGCTTCGCCGGAGTGGCCAGCTTCCAGTCCACGTGGGTGCGGCGCCTGGGCAGCCGGTTCCTCTCCCATCTGCTCTCCTCGTTGTGCCGGCAGCGCATCACGGATCCGACATCCGGCTTCCGTGGGTTCGGTCCCCGGGCCGTGCGCTTCTTCTCGACGCACTTCCCCCATGACTATCCGGAGCCCGAGAGCGTGTTGATGGCCTCACGGCAGCAACTGCCCATCGTGGAGGTTCCCGTGAAGATGCGCTCGCGGCGCGCGGGGGTGAGCTCCCTCACGCCTTGGCGCTCGGCCTTCTATATGGCCAAGGTGTCGTTTGCGCTCCTCATGGAGCGGTTCCGGACGGTCTGA
- a CDS encoding thioredoxin domain-containing protein, with protein MAPPQTPSRSGNRLAREHSPYLRQHASNPVDWYPWGEEALERARAEDKPILLSVGYSACHWCHVMAHESFEDPAIASVMNAHFINIKVDREERPDLDQIYQGVVQLMGQGGGWPLTVFLTPDLRPFYGGTYFPPQDKYGRPGFPKVLESLHDAWMNQREKVLGQAADFREGLGELATYGLEAAPAALSVEDVLKMGERMLRHVDPVNGGFGGAPKFPNPMNVSFLLRAWRRGGPEPLKDAALRTLERMALGGVYDQLGGGFHRYAVDDRWRVPHFEKMLYDNAQLLHLYAEGEQVESRPLWRKVVEETAEYVRREMTDARGGFYAAQDADSEGEEGRFFVWTPAQVCSVLTPEHANLLLRHFRITPQGNFEQGATVLEVAVPVAQIAHERGLSQEALERTLTAAREALFGIREQRVKPGRDDKILSGWNGLMIRGLAFASRVFGRPEWAQLAAGSADFVLTHMWDGTRLSRSYEEGGGRIDGFLEDYGDFAVGLTALYQATFEAKYLEAASALVKRAVALFWDEEKQAYLSAPKGQKDLVVATYSLFDNAFPSGASTLTEAQVALAALTGDKSHLELPERYLSRMRKALEDNPLGYGHLALAADTFLDGGAGITFAGTREQVAPLLEVAQRAFAPTFAVGWKEAGAPVPAVLKELFEGREPVEGKGAAYVCRGFACERPLTNPEQLKARLGARP; from the coding sequence ATGGCCCCTCCCCAGACGCCGTCCCGTTCCGGTAACCGCCTTGCCCGCGAGCATTCGCCCTACCTGCGGCAGCACGCCTCCAATCCCGTGGACTGGTATCCCTGGGGGGAAGAAGCGCTCGAGCGCGCCCGGGCGGAAGACAAACCCATTCTGCTCTCGGTGGGGTACTCCGCGTGTCATTGGTGCCATGTGATGGCCCATGAGTCCTTCGAGGACCCCGCCATCGCGAGCGTCATGAATGCGCATTTCATCAATATCAAAGTAGATCGAGAGGAGCGGCCGGACCTGGATCAGATCTACCAGGGGGTGGTGCAGCTCATGGGACAGGGGGGAGGCTGGCCGCTCACCGTCTTTCTCACGCCGGACTTGCGGCCCTTCTATGGGGGCACCTACTTCCCACCGCAGGACAAGTACGGGCGTCCGGGGTTTCCCAAGGTGCTGGAGTCGCTCCATGACGCCTGGATGAACCAGCGGGAGAAGGTGCTGGGGCAGGCGGCGGACTTCCGGGAGGGGCTGGGGGAGCTGGCCACCTATGGCCTGGAGGCGGCCCCGGCGGCGCTCTCGGTGGAAGACGTGTTGAAGATGGGCGAGCGGATGTTGCGCCATGTGGACCCGGTCAATGGCGGCTTCGGGGGCGCGCCCAAGTTTCCCAATCCCATGAATGTGTCCTTCCTGCTGCGCGCCTGGCGGCGGGGAGGCCCGGAGCCGCTCAAGGACGCGGCCCTGCGGACGTTGGAGCGCATGGCGCTCGGGGGCGTCTACGACCAGCTGGGAGGGGGCTTCCACCGCTACGCCGTGGACGACCGCTGGCGGGTGCCACACTTCGAGAAGATGCTCTATGACAACGCCCAGCTCCTGCACCTGTACGCCGAGGGCGAGCAGGTGGAGTCCCGGCCCTTGTGGCGCAAGGTGGTGGAGGAGACCGCGGAGTACGTGCGGCGGGAGATGACGGATGCGCGCGGCGGCTTCTACGCCGCGCAGGACGCGGACAGCGAGGGCGAGGAGGGCCGGTTCTTCGTGTGGACCCCGGCGCAGGTGTGCTCGGTGCTCACGCCCGAGCACGCCAACCTCCTGCTGCGCCACTTCCGGATTACCCCCCAGGGAAATTTCGAGCAGGGCGCCACCGTGCTGGAGGTGGCCGTGCCCGTGGCGCAGATCGCCCACGAGCGGGGACTGTCCCAGGAGGCGCTGGAGCGCACCCTGACGGCGGCACGCGAGGCCCTCTTCGGGATCCGGGAGCAGCGCGTGAAGCCAGGGCGGGACGACAAGATCCTCTCGGGCTGGAATGGGTTGATGATCCGGGGGCTGGCGTTCGCCTCGCGCGTCTTTGGCCGCCCCGAGTGGGCGCAGCTGGCGGCTGGGTCCGCGGACTTCGTGCTCACCCACATGTGGGATGGCACGCGGCTGAGCCGCTCGTACGAGGAGGGCGGGGGGCGCATCGACGGCTTCCTGGAGGATTATGGGGACTTCGCGGTGGGGCTGACCGCGCTCTACCAGGCGACCTTCGAGGCGAAGTACCTGGAGGCGGCCTCCGCGCTGGTGAAGCGGGCCGTGGCGCTCTTCTGGGACGAGGAGAAGCAAGCCTATCTCTCCGCGCCGAAGGGACAGAAAGACCTGGTGGTCGCCACCTACTCGCTCTTTGACAATGCCTTCCCTTCGGGGGCCTCCACGCTCACCGAGGCGCAGGTCGCCCTGGCCGCCTTGACGGGGGACAAGTCTCATCTGGAGCTGCCCGAGCGCTACCTGTCCCGGATGCGCAAGGCGCTGGAGGACAACCCCCTGGGGTATGGGCACCTGGCGTTGGCGGCGGACACGTTCCTGGATGGGGGGGCGGGCATCACCTTCGCGGGAACGCGCGAGCAGGTGGCCCCGTTGCTGGAGGTGGCGCAGCGCGCCTTCGCTCCCACCTTTGCCGTCGGGTGGAAGGAGGCGGGAGCCCCGGTTCCAGCGGTGCTGAAGGAGCTCTTCGAGGGGCGCGAGCCGGTGGAGGGGAAAGGGGCGGCCTATGTCTGCCGCGGCTTTGCCTGCGAGCGGCCCCTGACGAACCCCGAGCAGCTGAAGGCCCGGCTCGGAGCGCGGCCGTAG
- a CDS encoding ArnT family glycosyltransferase, giving the protein MKTCLALLALSAAIRLTLALGTDVYFDEAYYWQWSQRLDWGYYDHPPLVAWLIAALGIRPMALLCGAGTVAAVWGLARDIHGDAAVAWRAAALWSSVPISILSGVWATPDTPLLLFWTLALWALWRERWILAGLALGLALLSKYSAMLLGVAFLATALRERRLPAGAWGAALLGALLFLPVVLWNAQLGWAGFSFQLNHGLGGTGGLKSFAEFLGGQLALGGPVLLPLALVYAFRGPREQFLPRVAALVPLLFFGFAAVRTRGEANWPAVAYVTACIGVAGMRPSRAQVSTVAGLAVALAVTSHLLFPVLRFERDVPLERTQGWTVLSALAEPGRLFPGTEAGHIAVVYAPNYQLASQAARYASLPVDTAGNARQSQYDAWPRPAVAPGKDALWCSERAPPPDELAARFTTVEGPVELPADFHGRRVHTFLVWRLREAREPEGAPSDTVDTLQ; this is encoded by the coding sequence ATGAAAACCTGCCTCGCCCTGCTTGCCCTGAGTGCGGCCATCCGGCTCACCCTCGCGCTGGGAACAGATGTCTATTTCGATGAAGCGTATTACTGGCAGTGGTCGCAGCGGCTCGACTGGGGCTATTACGATCATCCGCCCCTGGTCGCGTGGCTCATCGCCGCGCTGGGCATCCGGCCCATGGCGTTGCTCTGTGGGGCGGGCACCGTGGCGGCGGTGTGGGGCCTCGCGCGGGACATCCATGGCGATGCCGCGGTGGCCTGGCGAGCCGCGGCGCTGTGGAGCAGCGTGCCCATTTCCATCCTGTCGGGCGTCTGGGCCACCCCGGACACCCCCTTGCTGCTGTTCTGGACGCTGGCGCTCTGGGCGCTGTGGCGCGAGCGGTGGATTCTGGCGGGCCTCGCCTTGGGGCTCGCGCTCCTGTCGAAGTACTCCGCCATGCTGCTCGGGGTGGCCTTTCTGGCCACCGCCCTGCGGGAGCGGCGGCTGCCCGCGGGGGCCTGGGGGGCGGCGCTGCTGGGCGCGCTGCTGTTCCTGCCCGTGGTGCTGTGGAATGCCCAGCTCGGGTGGGCGGGCTTTTCCTTCCAGCTCAACCATGGGCTGGGCGGCACGGGGGGCCTGAAGTCCTTCGCGGAGTTTCTCGGGGGCCAACTCGCGCTGGGGGGGCCCGTGCTGCTGCCCCTGGCCCTGGTCTATGCCTTCCGGGGCCCCCGGGAGCAGTTCCTCCCGCGCGTGGCGGCGCTGGTCCCCCTGCTCTTCTTCGGGTTCGCGGCGGTCCGCACGCGAGGCGAGGCCAACTGGCCCGCGGTCGCCTATGTGACGGCCTGCATCGGCGTGGCGGGCATGCGGCCCTCCCGGGCGCAGGTGTCGACCGTGGCGGGGCTCGCCGTGGCGCTGGCGGTGACGTCGCACCTGCTCTTTCCCGTGCTGCGCTTCGAGCGGGATGTGCCCCTGGAGCGCACCCAGGGCTGGACCGTGCTCTCGGCGCTCGCCGAGCCCGGACGGCTGTTTCCAGGCACCGAGGCCGGCCACATCGCCGTGGTCTACGCCCCCAACTACCAGCTCGCCTCCCAGGCCGCGCGCTACGCGAGCCTGCCGGTCGACACCGCCGGGAACGCCCGGCAGAGCCAATACGACGCGTGGCCCAGGCCCGCGGTCGCCCCCGGAAAGGACGCCCTCTGGTGCTCGGAGAGGGCCCCCCCGCCCGACGAGCTGGCGGCGCGCTTCACCACCGTGGAGGGCCCCGTGGAACTGCCGGCGGACTTCCATGGGCGCCGGGTCCACACCTTCCTGGTCTGGAGGCTCCGGGAAGCCCGCGAACCCGAAGGGGCCCCCAGCGACACCGTCGACACCCTCCAATAG
- a CDS encoding glycoside hydrolase family 55 protein: MNTSVRWRRVFAGLGLALGLANAGETQAAWRSVLYPATWKPGDSNPANSDQFLHDFSYAGYRMRQAEPPFRTDRIIDVTQAPYYANNTGGADVTAILQRAIDDAGALSGGAVVFLPKGTYRVAPPSGKNAALTLNKSHVVLRGQGPTATFLYNDAPNMRGRSVVRVGPASAGSWTSGGTSTVSASADLPNRTTRIPLTSVSGFSVGQWIVLRTDMTSALIDELGMAGKGWESLEGATFYRQITAIDTAAKTLTIDIPLRSTLKTRDNARVYKIGAHISEVGVENLAIGMRENTTPGTGGTDFSTPGTGAYEMHDSFALKLNHTVDGWLINVRTYRPASNLQDIQVLSNGIDLYFTRNITVDSCDISKPQYKGEGGNGYLFSIRGSDNLIKDSAANRGRHNFNFRSMNTTGNVLFNDRMTEGSLVSDFHMHLSAANLLDNVTLYLDSAEAADRSPYGTTKHGVTSTQSVFWNTNGAQYHPSTNYIVKSQQHGYGYVIGVRGSATRVNIPTGGTTAPTDFAETSAPGTELQPQSLYVDQIAKRLGSTPEHAGEVLIYQAENLPPSNAGDVSSTNVEAGALNGAVRYHNTSAVGAKVTYTLYPRTIGTFRVQVRTKKNNGRGQYQLDIDGAKQGPVQDDYSSTTAWAEADLGTVSFPDLNPRVFTFTTTGKNAASSGFNVAVDAIQLTRQ; the protein is encoded by the coding sequence GTGAATACAAGCGTGAGATGGCGCCGGGTTTTCGCTGGGCTGGGGCTGGCCCTGGGGCTGGCGAATGCAGGTGAGACCCAAGCGGCGTGGCGCAGCGTGCTGTATCCCGCCACCTGGAAGCCAGGGGACTCGAACCCGGCCAACTCCGACCAGTTCCTGCACGATTTCTCCTATGCCGGCTACCGCATGCGACAGGCGGAGCCTCCCTTCCGCACGGATCGCATCATCGATGTGACCCAGGCCCCCTATTACGCGAACAACACGGGGGGCGCGGATGTGACGGCGATCCTCCAGCGGGCAATCGACGACGCGGGGGCCCTGAGCGGGGGCGCCGTGGTGTTCCTGCCCAAGGGGACCTACCGGGTCGCCCCGCCTTCGGGGAAGAACGCCGCCCTGACCCTGAACAAGAGCCACGTCGTGCTCCGGGGCCAGGGGCCCACCGCGACGTTCCTCTATAATGATGCCCCCAACATGCGCGGCCGCAGCGTCGTCCGGGTGGGCCCCGCCTCGGCAGGCTCCTGGACGTCCGGCGGCACCTCCACCGTGTCCGCCAGCGCGGACCTGCCCAACCGCACCACGCGCATCCCGCTGACCAGCGTGTCTGGCTTCAGCGTGGGCCAATGGATCGTCCTGCGCACGGACATGACCTCCGCCTTGATCGACGAGCTCGGCATGGCGGGCAAGGGCTGGGAATCCCTGGAGGGCGCCACGTTCTACCGGCAGATCACCGCCATCGACACCGCCGCGAAGACGCTCACGATCGACATCCCCCTGCGCTCCACCCTGAAGACCCGGGACAATGCCCGGGTCTACAAGATTGGCGCCCACATCTCGGAGGTGGGCGTCGAGAACCTGGCGATCGGCATGCGGGAGAACACGACCCCCGGAACGGGCGGAACGGACTTCTCGACGCCCGGCACCGGGGCGTACGAGATGCATGACTCCTTCGCCCTCAAGCTGAACCACACCGTCGATGGGTGGTTGATCAACGTCCGGACCTACCGGCCTGCCTCCAACCTGCAGGACATCCAGGTGCTGTCCAACGGCATCGATCTGTACTTCACCCGCAACATCACCGTGGACAGCTGCGACATCAGCAAGCCCCAGTACAAGGGCGAGGGGGGCAACGGCTACCTGTTCTCCATCCGGGGCAGCGACAACCTCATCAAGGACAGCGCGGCCAACCGGGGGCGGCACAACTTCAACTTCAGGTCGATGAACACCACCGGCAACGTGCTGTTCAATGACCGCATGACCGAAGGCAGCCTGGTGTCGGACTTCCACATGCACCTGAGCGCCGCCAACTTGCTGGACAACGTGACGCTGTATCTGGACTCCGCCGAGGCCGCGGACCGGTCCCCCTATGGGACCACGAAGCACGGCGTCACCAGCACCCAGAGCGTGTTCTGGAACACGAACGGGGCCCAGTACCACCCGAGCACCAACTACATCGTCAAGTCGCAGCAACACGGCTACGGCTATGTGATTGGGGTCCGGGGCAGCGCCACCCGGGTGAACATCCCCACGGGAGGGACAACCGCCCCCACCGACTTCGCGGAGACGAGCGCTCCCGGGACGGAATTGCAGCCCCAATCCCTCTATGTCGACCAGATCGCCAAACGTCTGGGGAGCACGCCGGAGCACGCAGGCGAGGTGTTGATCTACCAGGCCGAGAACCTCCCCCCCAGCAACGCGGGCGATGTGTCCTCGACGAACGTCGAGGCGGGGGCGCTCAATGGCGCGGTCCGGTACCACAACACCAGCGCCGTGGGCGCCAAGGTCACCTACACCCTGTATCCCCGGACGATCGGCACCTTCCGGGTGCAGGTGCGGACGAAGAAGAACAATGGCCGGGGGCAGTACCAGCTCGACATCGATGGGGCCAAGCAGGGCCCGGTGCAGGACGACTACTCCAGCACCACGGCCTGGGCAGAAGCGGACCTGGGAACGGTGAGCTTCCCAGACCTCAACCCGCGCGTCTTCACCTTCACCACCACCGGCAAGAACGCCGCCAGCAGCGGCTTCAACGTCGCCGTCGACGCCATCCAGCTCACCCGCCAATAG
- a CDS encoding MGH1-like glycoside hydrolase domain-containing protein has translation MFRHRFHPLVLFSLLLTSPAIASEEAASVRPSPGLQAVTGTQFLNPDAFLGGYADPAWYRKNIPFFEAPDREIQDVYYYRWYAFLQHLRYATPGVGYIVNEFVNAVWYSQKFDTISAAAGHHIYEARWLRDPRYLDDYQTFWLRGGGSARQYSFWAADAYYARYLVNGDAAFLKDLLPELTENFDAWSDHYEPSVGLYWQVPVWDASEFTIGSYQTNDPYHGGKGYRPSLNAYQYGDATAIARIARLTGNTALETQFLNRAAAIKATTQQKLWDPSRKFFFHMMRDNQAQAYPQPEGTLLDGREHFGFVPWYFNMPDASYSEAWSALIDPQGFAATYGPTTAERRHRLFMKDALSGCCRWNGVSWPFATSQVLTAFANLLNNYSQSYVTRDDYFRVLRGYALSQYKNGRPYVAEALHADTGQWIYDGVGHSEHYNHSTYNDLVISGLVGIRPRADNTFEVNPLVPSSWAYFLLENVPYHGHLMTVLYDRDGTRYGQGRGLRVYQDGVLLGSAATLQRLTVPMAAPIAPERPARLENFAANAYTRGYPVASASYTNSIDDAQRVLDGRIYYDDIPNSRWTNYQSPNASDWLAVDFGTVRSVSEVRLYLYHDGGGVKPPASYDVQSWNGTAWASLAGQAKSPATPAGDALNQVSFPAVNTRKIRVVFQNPAGAKVGVTELEAWGPAASSFTETFDANASRWTTYGGAWSVANGQYSVATSGGKAVANSTRFSDFTFSARVTITPPGDAGLLFHVTNPEPGNDAHNGYYVGLVPSSGEVVLGKMNGSWQQLKSAPASIRANTAHLVKVVAQQGSLHVYVDDLLTPKLTFEDTTFTEGAIGLRAYQAAARFDDLQVSSRLLAEAESGTVTHAVINSNASASGGRYVGELDYADSAVELRGLAVAKAGRYTVRITYANGTSGNSSHLLSVNGGAPQSVVYTPTGGWARFSTVTAGVTLRSGTNTLRFTKGEQFAELDVIEIIPRL, from the coding sequence ATGTTCAGACACCGGTTCCATCCCTTGGTACTGTTCAGCTTGCTGCTCACCTCCCCTGCCATCGCCTCGGAGGAAGCAGCATCCGTGCGGCCATCGCCTGGACTCCAGGCCGTGACCGGCACCCAGTTCCTCAACCCGGATGCGTTCCTGGGCGGCTATGCGGACCCCGCCTGGTACCGGAAGAACATCCCCTTCTTCGAGGCGCCCGACCGGGAGATCCAGGACGTCTATTACTACCGCTGGTACGCCTTCCTTCAGCACCTGCGGTACGCCACGCCCGGCGTGGGCTACATCGTGAACGAGTTCGTCAACGCCGTGTGGTACTCGCAAAAGTTCGACACCATCAGCGCCGCGGCCGGACACCACATCTACGAGGCCCGCTGGCTCCGGGATCCGCGCTACCTCGATGACTACCAGACGTTCTGGCTCCGGGGCGGGGGCAGCGCGCGGCAGTACAGCTTCTGGGCCGCGGACGCCTATTACGCCCGCTACCTGGTCAACGGCGACGCGGCGTTCCTCAAGGACTTGCTGCCCGAGCTGACCGAGAACTTCGACGCCTGGTCAGACCACTACGAGCCCTCCGTGGGCCTCTACTGGCAGGTACCCGTCTGGGATGCGTCCGAGTTCACCATCGGCTCGTACCAGACGAATGACCCGTACCACGGCGGGAAGGGGTACCGTCCCTCCCTCAACGCCTACCAGTACGGCGACGCCACGGCCATCGCGCGCATTGCCCGCCTCACCGGCAACACGGCGCTCGAGACCCAGTTCCTCAACCGCGCCGCCGCGATCAAGGCCACCACCCAGCAGAAGCTGTGGGATCCGTCGCGGAAGTTCTTCTTTCACATGATGCGGGACAACCAGGCCCAGGCCTACCCCCAGCCCGAGGGGACCCTGCTCGACGGCCGGGAGCACTTCGGCTTCGTGCCCTGGTACTTCAACATGCCCGACGCCTCGTACTCGGAGGCCTGGTCCGCGCTGATCGATCCCCAGGGCTTCGCCGCGACCTACGGGCCCACCACCGCCGAGCGGCGGCACCGCCTGTTCATGAAGGACGCCCTCAGCGGTTGCTGCCGCTGGAATGGGGTCTCCTGGCCGTTCGCCACCAGCCAGGTGCTCACCGCGTTCGCCAACCTGCTCAACAACTACAGCCAGTCCTATGTCACCCGGGACGACTACTTCCGGGTGCTCCGGGGCTATGCCCTCTCGCAGTACAAGAATGGCCGGCCCTACGTGGCCGAGGCGCTCCATGCCGACACCGGGCAGTGGATCTACGACGGCGTCGGGCACAGCGAGCACTACAACCACTCGACCTACAACGACCTCGTCATCTCCGGGCTGGTGGGCATCCGTCCGCGCGCCGACAACACCTTCGAGGTGAACCCGCTCGTGCCCAGCTCGTGGGCCTACTTCCTGCTCGAGAACGTCCCCTACCACGGCCACCTGATGACCGTGCTGTATGACCGGGACGGCACGCGCTACGGACAGGGCCGGGGGCTGCGCGTGTACCAGGACGGCGTCCTGCTGGGCAGCGCGGCCACGCTCCAGCGGCTGACGGTGCCCATGGCCGCGCCCATCGCCCCCGAGCGGCCCGCGCGGCTGGAGAACTTCGCCGCCAATGCCTACACCCGCGGCTACCCGGTGGCCTCCGCCTCCTACACCAACAGCATCGATGACGCGCAGCGCGTGCTCGATGGGCGGATCTACTACGACGACATCCCCAACAGCCGCTGGACCAACTACCAGTCGCCCAACGCGAGCGACTGGCTGGCGGTGGATTTCGGCACCGTCCGGAGCGTGTCCGAGGTGCGGCTCTACCTTTATCATGATGGGGGCGGGGTCAAGCCGCCGGCCAGCTATGACGTGCAGTCCTGGAATGGAACCGCCTGGGCCTCCCTCGCGGGGCAGGCCAAGAGCCCCGCCACGCCCGCGGGCGACGCCCTCAATCAGGTCTCCTTCCCCGCCGTCAACACCCGGAAGATCCGCGTGGTCTTCCAGAATCCCGCCGGCGCCAAGGTGGGCGTCACGGAGCTGGAGGCCTGGGGGCCCGCGGCCAGCAGCTTCACGGAGACCTTCGACGCCAACGCCTCCCGGTGGACGACGTACGGCGGCGCCTGGTCGGTGGCCAACGGCCAGTACTCCGTCGCGACGTCCGGTGGAAAGGCCGTCGCCAACTCGACCCGCTTCTCGGACTTCACCTTCTCGGCCCGGGTGACCATCACGCCTCCCGGCGACGCGGGGCTCCTCTTCCACGTCACCAACCCGGAGCCCGGCAACGACGCGCACAATGGCTACTACGTGGGGCTCGTTCCCAGCTCGGGCGAGGTCGTCCTCGGCAAGATGAACGGCTCCTGGCAGCAGCTCAAGAGCGCCCCCGCCTCCATCCGGGCGAACACGGCCCACCTCGTCAAGGTCGTCGCGCAGCAGGGCTCCCTGCACGTGTACGTGGATGATCTGCTCACCCCGAAGCTGACCTTCGAGGACACCACCTTCACGGAGGGCGCCATCGGCCTGCGCGCGTACCAGGCCGCCGCGCGCTTCGATGACCTCCAGGTCTCGAGCCGCCTGCTCGCCGAGGCCGAGAGCGGCACCGTCACCCATGCGGTCATCAACTCCAACGCCTCGGCCTCGGGGGGCCGGTACGTGGGAGAGCTCGACTACGCCGACAGCGCCGTCGAGCTGCGCGGCCTCGCGGTGGCCAAGGCGGGCCGGTACACGGTGCGCATCACCTATGCCAATGGCACCAGCGGCAACAGCAGCCACCTCCTCTCCGTGAATGGGGGCGCGCCCCAGTCCGTGGTCTACACGCCCACCGGGGGTTGGGCGCGGTTCAGCACCGTCACGGCCGGGGTCACCCTGCGCAGCGGAACCAACACCCTGCGCTTCACCAAGGGAGAGCAATTCGCGGAACTCGACGTCATCGAGATCATCCCCAGGCTCTGA